A single region of the Spirochaetota bacterium genome encodes:
- the dxs gene encoding 1-deoxy-D-xylulose-5-phosphate synthase, translating into MLSNIYGPKDIKKLSVKQLPALADEVRSRILEVVSKNGGHLASSLGVVELTIALHYVFNSPHDRIIWDVGHQCYAHKILTGRNQQFDTLRTFKGISGFPKVSESIHDHYNTGHSSTSLSLALGEAIARDISNAKYNIVAVIGDGSMTGGMAFEALNHIGHLKKDIIIILNDNEHSISKNVGALSEYLIRLITGGTYNKLRRKSYEFISKIPKIGPKLFTLFDRIEARIKGIFIPSSFFEDLGIRYFGPIDGHNIPMMIEMFNRISKLNKGPKIIHVYTKKGKGYIHAENDPAKFHGIGPFDIKTGKPIKKSSISYSQIAGKTLVDIAKHDKKVFAITAAMKLGTGLSEFEEKFPNRFIDVGICEQHAVTLASALAKNGLKPFVSIYSTFMQRAVDQIIHDVALMNLPVKLLVDRAGIVGDDGETHHGLFDVGIIRSIPNFVLLSPTNGNELKDMIYYAASYDNGPIAIRYPRGDDDKYEHTAHKSNIKLPLLKAYYKSQRPVIALFAVGDMLPMAIEVHKKLQSHNIKSSVYGILSIKPMPIKQIEFIMDSIPYYIVMENSYANGGIAEFINSHIERSLRHKNLFNVAFPDSFIPHGKVSELLQYFQLDSDSITHKIVSMINAEKNTHAKKPVRSVSASK; encoded by the coding sequence ATGCTAAGCAATATATACGGACCAAAGGATATAAAGAAATTATCAGTCAAACAACTTCCGGCTCTTGCCGATGAAGTGAGATCACGTATTCTTGAAGTTGTTTCAAAAAATGGTGGACATCTGGCCTCATCGTTGGGTGTTGTTGAGCTGACAATAGCATTACACTATGTTTTTAATTCGCCACATGATAGAATTATATGGGATGTGGGCCATCAGTGTTATGCCCATAAGATTCTAACTGGCCGAAATCAGCAATTTGACACATTGCGTACATTCAAAGGTATAAGTGGTTTTCCAAAGGTTTCGGAATCCATCCATGATCATTACAATACAGGCCACAGCAGTACAAGCCTTTCATTGGCATTGGGTGAGGCAATTGCCCGTGATATAAGTAATGCAAAATATAATATTGTTGCCGTCATTGGTGATGGTTCAATGACGGGAGGAATGGCATTTGAGGCATTGAATCACATTGGCCATTTGAAAAAAGATATTATTATAATTTTAAATGACAATGAGCATTCAATATCAAAAAACGTTGGTGCCCTTTCAGAATATTTAATACGACTCATTACTGGCGGAACGTATAATAAGTTACGAAGAAAATCGTATGAATTTATAAGCAAGATACCAAAAATTGGTCCTAAACTTTTTACCTTATTCGATCGCATTGAAGCTCGTATTAAAGGTATATTTATCCCAAGCAGCTTTTTTGAAGATTTAGGAATTCGATATTTTGGCCCCATTGACGGCCACAATATACCAATGATGATAGAAATGTTTAACAGAATTTCTAAACTCAATAAAGGTCCTAAGATAATTCATGTATATACAAAAAAAGGAAAAGGATATATACACGCTGAAAATGACCCTGCTAAATTTCATGGAATTGGCCCTTTTGATATAAAAACTGGAAAACCAATTAAGAAATCCTCAATAAGTTATTCACAGATAGCTGGCAAAACTCTGGTTGACATAGCCAAACATGATAAAAAAGTCTTTGCAATTACCGCTGCAATGAAATTAGGAACAGGGTTGTCAGAGTTTGAGGAAAAGTTCCCTAATAGATTTATCGATGTTGGAATATGCGAGCAACATGCAGTAACTTTAGCATCTGCACTGGCCAAAAATGGATTAAAGCCATTTGTGTCAATATATTCTACTTTCATGCAAAGAGCAGTTGACCAAATCATACATGATGTTGCATTGATGAATTTGCCTGTGAAACTGTTGGTTGATAGAGCAGGGATAGTAGGAGATGATGGTGAAACGCATCATGGATTGTTTGATGTGGGAATAATCCGTTCAATTCCAAATTTTGTTCTTTTATCACCAACTAATGGAAATGAGCTTAAAGACATGATATACTATGCTGCTAGTTATGACAATGGTCCAATTGCTATACGATACCCAAGAGGTGATGACGATAAATATGAACATACAGCGCATAAGTCAAACATAAAGCTTCCACTATTGAAAGCATATTATAAAAGTCAACGACCTGTCATAGCATTATTTGCTGTTGGCGATATGTTACCAATGGCAATAGAAGTGCATAAAAAATTACAATCGCATAATATTAAATCCTCAGTTTATGGTATACTGTCAATTAAACCTATGCCTATTAAACAAATAGAATTTATAATGGATTCTATACCATATTATATTGTTATGGAAAACAGCTATGCAAATGGTGGTATAGCCGAATTTATAAATTCGCACATTGAAAGGTCATTGCGGCATAAAAATCTTTTTAATGTTGCTTTTCCAGATAGCTTTATACCGCATGGAAAAGTTTCAGAGTTATTGCAATATTTTCAGCTGGATTCGGATTCCATTACTCATAAAATAGTAAGCATGATTAATGCAGAGAAAAATACTCATGCCAAAAAACCGGTTAGATCAGTATCTGCTTCAAAATAA